The following DNA comes from Dermacentor andersoni chromosome 2, qqDerAnde1_hic_scaffold, whole genome shotgun sequence.
TACGTTATCGTGCCAGTGACGCCATGGTCGCTTACAGATTTCGCGGTACGGCACTACGCGAACGAACGTAGCCGGCGACCCGACATCGTGGAGGCTCCGGTTCTTGAGCTGGAACTTTAGGCCACCGAAGGAGACGCCGATTACATAGTGTGGCGGCGGCGGTTGCTCTTCCACTGCACCCACGTTGGTCGACACATAGCCGACTGCGCCGTCCGCCATTGAGGACAGCAGGGTTCTCGAGAGCTGGTAGATGAACTCGAGAGACGAGCCCTCGTGGACGCTTCGGCGAGGGTGCGGACAGGTGGCAAAAGCCGGCTTTGGCTGCCTGCCCCCGTAGCCCTGCGACGGCGGCGAGATGACCAGCATGTCCTTGGTGTTGGCGTAGATCTCGGTGTGGTAGTAGCGTACCTGCTGCCGCAGATCTCGCGGCAGAACCACCGCCACGGACACGCCCCGGACGGCCATGATGAGGTCGTGAACGCGGAACGCGTGCTTCAGCAGTTCTACGTCCTCCATATAGACGGCCAGCCCGCCGGCACCCAGCCGTTTCACTTCTTCCGAGAGCTCGGTGGCGAAACGCGCGGTGTTTTGCAGAGCCGCGTCCAAGTGGTGGATGAGCACGCGGTGTCCTCCCAGTGTCACGTACAAATGGCTCGCCGGCAGGAATTTGTGTCCCAAGACTTGCAGGAACAGCTTCAGGTTTTTGCTCACCACCACATGGCCCTTGGCGCTCACGTCAACGCAGCAGAAGGCGATGTCGGTGCACAGCTGTACGGGAATGTCATACACCGAGAATCCGGGCGAGCGGATAGGGCTCCGATCATCGTAGAAGCAGAACAGCAGCGACGATGATGAGCGGGATTTCATTTCCACCACGGCGCCGACCCCTGTGTTATCACCGGTGATGGGGCCGAACACGTCGGTCCGTGCCTCGAGGTGCACTGCGCTGCTGGTCGGGGCGCTTGGCACGTGATTCCTTGTTGGGAGCACATTCGTTGTAAGAGGGGTGGGCACTACGGTGGAAATCCCCATCGTTGCGAGCCCTGGAGTCGTCCTGGTAGATCGGCGCGAAAGCGGTACTTTTGATCGCGGCGAACTCGAAGAAGTACGAGCATCGCGAACCGACATTCGTTGCCACCGGTTTTTCTCCAAGCGTTGTTCAGTGTACTTGTCATAATCTACAGACATACTTGAGTCAGTTGCCCCTTTTTCGTAGTCCTCGCCTTGGACAAAAACAAGCCCGTCCTTTTCCAGTTCGGTGGTGCCATTGTTCTTTCCGACGGCAACTTCGTCCACAGTAACACCGCCAGCTCCCACCACGGTCCTCCGAGGaaacatgaatgcgctgtttgacTTCCTTGCAGCGCTCCTTTTCTTCCCGCGCTTTCGGACGACGTCCTTTAGCTTGTCTGCCGACAAGGGCGCTGAGTGCTTGGGGTGGACGTGCGGATGGAACAGTGCCTGTGGAGGCGTGGGACGGCTTCCAAGTGATGCCCTGGGAACCGCGCTCGCCGTATTCACCGCAGCGGTAGCGACCTCGTTGGCCACGCCATCCGTCGAGCCACGGATAATGAACGCCAGCACTCCAACAACGCCGCACACTCCCAGAAGAAAGAGCACCACAAAAGCAGCGCTGGCTGTTCCCTTGTTGAATTCTTTGGTCAAAGCGTTGCTCCTGGCATAGATATTTCGTATAAAAGCAAGCGACGACTCTCCGCTCATCGTGAAATAGGTTCTAAAGGCGACGGAGCAGCGGCAGGCTGGTCGAGGCGCGTTTTGGGCCGCTAGCTGCTTCGGGAAAGGATAAAGATTGTCACGAGATCAGCGCGCTCCACGCGTGCACGCTTTGCGTGGGGCCTTGAACCTCATCGTCAACTTGTATTGATAAAGCTACCACGTTAATGTTTTCCGAAAGCATTCAGATCTTGCAAAAGAGATGGAAACGttttctattcttttcttttttctcttttgtatGCTGGTGCGGTATCACCCTAGTCCTCcgaagaaaaagtacaaaaagcaaCCATTGCTTGGGCGGAAGAGGTCGCCGCAAACAAGCAGCCATCTACATAGCCCTGCAATTTCTCgtgaataaagttgtttcctcctcctcctcctcctcctcttccgtgGTGCGGCGCCCTTAGTTCACGGCACCATTGGTTCGCCCCGCTCCCCCTGCAGGCTGGATGAGCTGTCGCTGCTCCTGTTGGTCTGAGCTCATCAGCACAGCCTTCTAAGAGGAAGTTGTGTGTGCAGAAACCTGGCGATAGCCCTctttgagaaaaaagaaacgctctgTCGTTGAATTCACTGAAGATTACAAGTCACTTTTTGCTCAAGACATAACTCAAGCCGTTATGTTTTGCGCTGTGGCTTCACACTTATGAGGTAAAAAGGCATGTGGCAGACCAATCTGTAAACATCCGTGGAATCACTGGACATATTAGCCAGTAATTGGCTCGCGAATGCTATGTGCTATGACCAGTTCTAATATTGTCCCATACTCACAGCGGAGAACAAAACAATGAGGCATGAGCAAGCTGACGCAGTCTTCATTATTCTCGCTCGAATTTTTCAGATTATTCTGCAAATCGTCAATAGTCGTGTGTCCTCTTGCGTTGCCGGTCACTTCCTCCGTAGTTTCCGACTGCATATATGTGTAGTGAAACTTGTTATCTACCCAACCGTCTTTACCATCGTTCGTGTTGTCAATAGACCAGCAATTTAGATGCCAGCGCCCGTCACTCGCAGCCAGAATGGTACTCATTCTAACGCACATTCGACAATCAGGAAACATACGTGATGTACGAAGAACAGCTAATTTGACTTTTCGTTCATAtggtattatatatatatgtttatgcAATGAGGTGTAATTTCGGAAAGAATGGATCATGAGGGTTAACGTAACAAAGTTGTACCCGTGTACGAAAAATACAGTAGGGGAGGGGTCCGGAATAAATTCGACCACCTGGTGCTCATTAACGAAATTAACGAAATCAAGATTCATGGGTAAATTTATGcaccgcccccatcgaaacgcaaTCATCACGACCTGTAATTGAACCTGCTACATTAAACTCAGCAGCAGAGCACCGTATAGCCGCCAAGCCGCCACAAAAGGTCGGGGTGGTTTTTCAAAAACCAACGAAAAGGTAACATTCGTCACAACTGATGCTGCTTTATTTATCCGATTTCTCGCAGGCGAAGCCGGTGCATCCGGAAGCGTCAGAAGGCCTCCGTCCCGTTCAAACGTGAGACTCGGGGCCAGGCAGGAAATGCGAGGCGGCCACCTAACAGGGTTCACTCTTCGTGCGGTTCCCGCATGATAGGGATGCGCGTGGACGGAGTTTTGGCGCCGCGGCGCTTGCTTCTTCTGGTGAACTCGCGCAGTTCTGGAAGCCCTTCGAACGTGGCGGGCCCGACTGTCTGGGGAGCCAGGTAGTCACGGACCGGGGTTCGTCCGTCCCGATTCATCTTTTTGAAGGGCAGATTGTGCTTCATGGGCAATTCTTCGTCCTCTTCCAGCGGCCTCGGCCCCAGAGTGGTGTTCCCGGCCTTCCAGTCCACGGGCCAGGCTACCTCCGGCAGCTCGCGCATCTCCTTGTGCACCGGCGGCGGTGACATGTCGCTTGGCTTCGCCCAGAACGGCGGTGAGTCCGGCGTCTTGCCCGACATCCAGCTGAGCTCTTCTTCGAAGTCGCCTTCCAGTGTCCTGAGGTGACGGCCCTGCGCCGAGTGTAAACCAACGCAGAACTTCCTTAGTCGCGTTTACTTGCGTAGGACAGTGACATGTGTATCGCGTTTATAACGCATCGCATTCAACCGGCGATCAGCGGCGGTAAGCGCTCTACTACACGCAAGGCGTAAGCTGCCATCTCATTGCGAAAAAAAGCGACTATTATTTCTGAACAATAACCTTTTGGGACCGAATCACGTCtgcaataaagcttttttttttatctcactcCCCCACCGCAATCAGCACGCACCTGTCATGCGCGTCTCGCGGGGGCAGACGCGCGAGTGACACCCAGATCTGCGCAAGCCAGATATCGGCGTTCGCACCTCTGAGAACGGAGAGGCAGAGGAAAGTTGTGCGTCCACATCAAAACCGCCTCTTCACTGACCCGTGAACATTTGTTCATGGGCCAGTGAACTTGCAAATTGCCACAATCTGACTCTGCCCACAGTGGCCCGCCGGCACAATGGCCCATTGGCTTGCCCTACCTCACTATAGTAAGTGACACGTCAAGAACTAAGCGGCAAGTGTCCCTCAAAGGAAGCATGCGCACGTGCGACAGCGAATCCCCTCGTCTGTAGTCTCTCTATTCTTTCTTATCCATGTCCTCGCCTTAACCCTTTCGGCCCTGGTGTCCTCAAATGAGGACAAGACATTAAAGCCGTGGGTTGCACAATAAACagcaaaacgaaacaaaaacagaaaccCAAATAACTCATCAGGCATCTCCATCGCCATGGACATCACTTCTCGTGTGCTCGTGTTTGCCAGAGCAccggcaagaaacaacaaagatgaAAGACGACAACGTCGAAGCTGGACCAAGtaagtgcgttttcttttttttttttacttgtgaggTGCTGTTACTGGCTAGTTGAGAATTTAGGAGAATGTTTTTACCTCCCTATAGTCACCGCATGCGTAATAATGTGTGTACTCATTTGAGTACACGAGGGCTGAGTGGGTGCCGCATCTCGCATGTTGGGCTAGGGTGGTGCCTTGAAGTAAAGCGACTTCTGTTTATTTTTCAGGCGCCGGAATGAAACCTCACTACTTCTACTCAGCGACTAGGGCCTGCAGGTCTGGATTTGCGCCACTCGAAGACGCAGATGTAATGTTCGCCCAACTTGATAATGGAAATTTATTAGACGTTGGGGAGAATGAAGAatatgacgaagatgacgacttCATTCCTCAAGAAAGAGGAAGCGATGACTGCGTCCTCGATTCGTCGGAAACTTCTGGATAATTAGATGAAGAGCAACCGTGTAATGAAATGCCATGGTCCAGAAGAGCCTTTGACAAACCATCTGCTGATTTAGTGGAGTTTTTGATGAAAATGAGCATTGTCTTGACGAGCTGCCAATTCGGTACGAATATTTCTCGCGCTACGTGCCAAAGAACGTGTTTGTTGAGCTGGCTAACAAAACAAACTTGTATTTTGTGTTCAAAGAAGGAAAACCGGTCCAAACGAATGAAGAAGAAATAAGGAAACTTATTTCTCTACACTTGCTAATGGGAGTCGGTAAATACCCCCGTCTGCGCTTATACTGGAAGCCATCACTGAAAATGGCATATTGCCAGTAGCTCAAGTATTGGGAAATAGAAATACCAAACGAAACAACGGAAAATTGACGTCAGCAAGGAAGAAGTGCCAGCAGCTCATGTGGCTCCACGCGCACACGTCGCGTGAACTCAGCAGCTGTTTGTCTTCATTGACGGGTCGGCTTCTTTGGCTTCTAAAACATCCCAGAATATGCAGGCGACACTGCAGCCTCAAGATTAGCAACTTTTACTGCATCGAAGTATATTTGTAACATGGAAAATAAACTGGTACAAAAGATCCACTTTTGTCTCTTCTACACCCACTGGGCCCTCATGTGCTCATTTGAGGACATGATCCCAGACATTACATGAGACTAAacacaaacatttttttcatAAATTTCGGTTTCTTATGCGGCAAAGAACCGAAATAACATGGTAGAAAAAATATTAGTGTGATAAAAAAATTTCAGGGCCGAAAGGGTTAACTTTCCTTTGCTAAACATTATCTCACGCATTCCTCGAACATTTCCTTCCCACGAAACCCCACAGCCTGTTGGAAGAGCTTTCCGTGCGCCAGGTGCGAGTGGTTTGGAAATGGGTGAATCGGTCTATTCAGCCTTTCCTGATACATCTCTACATTGACGCGAAGCCGCATATAtaaaacaagggggggggggggggggatatgattGGCAACGAGGTACTCTGTACACGTTGTAAGTAACGTCATTCTTCTAATTCACTTTGTGTAGAGAGTTGTCTCCTCATCCATACGCTTGGAGATTTGGCTTCTCGGGCACGAAAAAGACATTTTGCTATATAAGCCTTGTTTAAAATACGCCTTCTAAGAACATTGCGTATGACTGTCAGTGACTGCACTTCGTATGCGATATTCTCGTCTCTGTGGTTCAAATTTGCAGCGCTGCTTTTTAAACACGAGTATGATATCCCAACTAGCCCCAACGCAAGCCTTAATCAATGTCAGTTTAAGCCTCTCATAGAAACTCAACGGAGACGACTGTGGACTCTATAGCGTTTTAGAACCCAATAGTCGTTCTCAAGGAATAAGCCATCTAGTTCTTTAATTATAAGAGACTGGGACACTCTTATATCAAAACTAGGTAACAGTGTACGCATTCGGTTTGACAGGTCTCATTAGGCCAAGCCTTGTCAGGCTATGCGTAACTGCGTTTGCACACGTGCTCACTTTCATCCTCCATCTTCGCAATTTCCTCACGACCATTCCTCCTGTTAAAGGCACCGTATACCGGAAGCACCTACGGTTCATCTGAAatacatttaatttttttctatttttctcgaTCGACGTTTCGTTGttgtgctacggagtgtgtaacccgATAAGCCGGTATTTTTGAGGCGCCATCTTCGGCACAAAACGTGGCGCGAAACCACTGTCGCAACTTCGCGTAATCCAGTGCTGTCCTGCGCAGTGCCTCGTCTGGCCGAGTGAAAGTTGATTAGGCGTGCTCGCCTGACTCCGGCAGGTGCACAAACCTCGTGCGCAGGGTCCCGGATTAGAGGCACGACGTCGTCGTCCAAGTCGAGGATTCCCTCGACGAGCTGTCCTTGGCGGGCTTCGACGAACGGGTTGGTGGCGGCCAGGTAGACGACCAGGGGAAGCACCAGGGGCAGGAGCACCACGACCAGGGACACCGAACCGGTGACTACGGACTGGTGCAGGCCGGCCACCGCTTCCCCGCCCGCCCCTTCCTCCTCCTCGACCAGCCTACCCTCTCCCTGCTTCTCCTTGCCCGGACCTTGTAGCTCGTGGACGAAGTATGCGTTGCGCACCGAGCTCGCCGCCCTGGCCGGAGGGAGTACGGGACACGGGTAATCGTCCTCGGACAGCGCGACCCAGGGCTCAGCCATGACCTCCGGCGTCTCTTCTGCGTTTCTTCTTGATGAGGATGGTGATTCCTTCAACACATAGGGACAGACCCACTGCGGGGCATGTAGGCCGAGCTCCCGGTGGTATTACGATGACAAAGAATATAAATGAAGATACGAAGTAGTAGTCAACCTTGCGCCTACAGAACTTGGAAAGTGTTGATATTTAGGGTgaagcaaatgattgaggacctcgcGGTCATCTTCTCCGTTTCTTCTTATTCTTGTTAGTTGGTTGGCTGGTTGATTGATCCTGCGTGAAGTGGCGCAACCCCACTTCGAGCTATAGTCCTCGATgttctgattattattattattattattattatttattttacataAATATTTACTTAAGAATAACGGACTAAGAAGCTCGTGTTGTTTAGCAGTCAGTCAAGTATACGTAAAACAGAAAGAATTCAAAGCTAGAAAAATAGGAGCTAGAAGAAAAGACTAGAAAGagctagaagaaaaagaagaaaggaaaagaatggACACAGACAAACCAGCATTACTTGGAAAAAAATGAAACTCAAAATTAGCGTAGGAATTCCGCAGAAAACTAAACGTTTAGTGTCCTATTATCGTAAAAGTCCTTTTTGTGTTGCAAATGAAATCACGCACGACACGGCTAGCACACCTGTGGCTGAAGCGTGCTACTTCTCCTGCTACTACTGGCAACACTTTTCGGAAGTTTGTCTACAGACATAGTATATAGGTACGTTCACAGGTACGCAAACATAACTGTTTCGTGCCGGAAGACTAATAAATAACTGGAGAAGGGCGCTCAATTCAGCGTTCGAGGTCGCGAAGGCATCCAGGGCGACGTCCTGTCGCGCAGAGGCGGCGAAGACGTGCTTGACGAAGTCCAGGACAAATTCAAAGCAAGTACATCCTATTCACGCTTTTGGTAGGTGCGTCGCAAAGTGGGGGACAAAGAATCACGTGGGCCGCAGTTTTGTTGTAACCAGGAGGCGGTCAAAACGGACGTAAGAGTCATCCTTACTATAACGATGCTTCGTCCTACTTAAAAAGCTGATGTTTCAGTGCAACAGACAGGACAATAAAGGAATACACAAAAATAATTTATCAAATTCATTGTACCACCAAGGCTGGAAACTAGTTCTCGTGAatcaaatatgttttttttttcttcattcccaGTATACTTAGACACGGACACGTGCCGGCAGCAGGAGATTCAAATAGTGATTATGTGCTTGCTGCGTGGTCGTTCGCACGAGGCTTCTTGGGAGAAAGCACTTGTCAATAAAAGATATCGGTGCTAAATACTAAGGGAAATAGTAATAATATAAGCATTAGTTATACTTTGAAGTCAGGAAAGGAAAGCTAGGAACGTCTAAGGGTACGTTTGCATGCTCAAACAGACGTAAACAATATAAAGGAAAGGGTCAACTCAACGAGCTTCCGTAATGAACTAAAAGATGGAACTCGAAAAAGCAATA
Coding sequences within:
- the LOC129387730 gene encoding uncharacterized protein, which gives rise to MAEPWVALSEDDYPCPVLPPARAASSVRNAYFVHELQGPGKEKQGEGRLVEEEEGAGGEAVAGLHQSVVTGSVSLVVVLLPLVLPLVVYLAATNPFVEARQGQLVEGILDLDDDVVPLIRDPAHEGRHLRTLEGDFEEELSWMSGKTPDSPPFWAKPSDMSPPPVHKEMRELPEVAWPVDWKAGNTTLGPRPLEEDEELPMKHNLPFKKMNRDGRTPVRDYLAPQTVGPATFEGLPELREFTRRSKRRGAKTPSTRIPIMREPHEE